The following proteins are co-located in the Haloterrigena turkmenica DSM 5511 genome:
- a CDS encoding helix-turn-helix domain-containing protein, which produces MPITVKAYAEHDELALVPTLRSIDGIEIEVITQANTDPDSDVFPFLITYDDRDELERHLDSDPTVDGYELVDANDDMFIYYIEHSDGTILLSPILTEVNGFMLRTETRRRGWFVQLQLPDREALNTIWEYAEGCGMKFEIIELHGSTGTEKDISFGLTDEQIEALQTAYKCGYFNEPRDTALSGVADEVGVSSTAMSGRLRRGMRNLISATLMDEDID; this is translated from the coding sequence ATGCCTATCACCGTAAAAGCCTACGCCGAACACGACGAACTCGCTCTGGTCCCGACGTTGCGGAGCATAGATGGTATCGAAATCGAAGTGATAACGCAGGCGAACACCGATCCGGATTCGGACGTCTTTCCGTTTCTCATCACGTACGACGACCGCGACGAATTGGAGCGTCACCTCGATTCTGATCCGACCGTTGACGGTTATGAACTCGTCGACGCGAACGACGACATGTTCATCTACTATATCGAACATTCAGACGGGACCATATTACTCAGTCCGATCCTCACGGAAGTGAACGGATTCATGTTGCGTACGGAAACCAGACGTCGCGGATGGTTCGTCCAGTTACAACTCCCGGACCGAGAGGCGCTCAATACGATCTGGGAGTACGCCGAAGGGTGCGGGATGAAGTTCGAGATTATCGAACTACACGGGAGCACGGGGACCGAAAAAGATATTTCGTTCGGGCTGACGGACGAACAGATCGAAGCACTGCAAACAGCGTACAAGTGCGGGTACTTCAACGAGCCGCGAGACACGGCCCTCAGCGGTGTTGCCGACGAGGTCGGCGTCTCCTCGACCGCGATGAGCGGTCGGCTTCGACGCGGGATGCGAAACTTGATCTCTGCGACGTTGATGGACGAAGATATCGACTGA
- a CDS encoding HalOD1 output domain-containing protein, giving the protein MSSAVDSAADRPTHHLHHDWTGEEWASDRIVQAIAEYEKERLEDLPPLSDSINPEALDTAFESADGSAGKAGCITFSYYGYTVLVQSTGQILIKKN; this is encoded by the coding sequence ATGAGTAGTGCCGTAGACTCGGCGGCCGACCGACCGACGCATCACTTGCACCACGACTGGACTGGGGAGGAGTGGGCGAGTGATCGTATCGTGCAGGCGATTGCGGAGTACGAAAAGGAGCGTCTGGAGGATCTTCCACCGCTGAGCGACAGTATCAATCCCGAGGCGCTCGATACGGCGTTCGAATCCGCCGACGGGAGCGCCGGTAAGGCCGGGTGTATCACCTTCTCCTACTACGGCTACACCGTTCTCGTGCAGAGCACTGGACAGATTCTCATCAAGAAAAACTAA
- the ppsA gene encoding phosphoenolpyruvate synthase, giving the protein MAVLWLEKVSADDLETVGGKGASLGELTGAGLPVPPGFVVTAGTYRSFIEAAEIDEELFAAVDVDADDSAALADAADRAQELILETPFPDELREEILESYRQVGDGEAFVAVRSSATAEDLPDASFAGQQETFLNVTEEALLDRVRECWASLFTQRAIYYRQEQGFDHSVVNIAVVVQQMVDAEKSGVMFTSHPSTGDQTMIIEGAWGLGEAVVSGAVSPDNYVVERDDRSVDVTVAEKKVMHEKDEETGETVEREVPQEKRNERVLADDEIGALVDLGERVEDHYDEPQDVEWAIVEDEVYMLQSRPITTIDEGGDAATETGSFDVSKGVTDGSGGVQSAGASGASSSPGSDSGANGAGEVIVDGLGSSPGTVSGPARIVTKLDDLAKVGEGDIIVTEMTMPDMVPAMKRAAGIVTDEGGMTSHAAIVSRELGVPAIVGTTNATSVLKDGQLVTLDGDKGAVLEGKEVEPDEETEPVEEVRPQSPVKPMTATEVKVNVSIPEAAERAAATGADGVGLLRTEHMILSLNQTPEKFIEENGTDAYTQELIDGIRGVADEFYPRPVRVRTLDAPTDEFRQLEGGENEPEEHNPMLGYRGIRRSLDRPDVFAHELEAFRRLYEMGYDNVEIMFPLVNDAEDIYQAKSLMKEAGIDPEKRRWGAMIETPAAALAVEELIEAGIDFASFGTNDLTQYTLAVDRNNENVADRFDELHPAVLRLIGDVIETCREYDVDTSICGQAGSKPEMVRFLATEGVTSISANIDAVRDVQHEVKRVEQKLLLESRRTE; this is encoded by the coding sequence ATGGCTGTACTCTGGTTAGAAAAGGTCAGCGCCGACGATCTCGAGACGGTCGGTGGTAAAGGCGCCTCCCTGGGCGAGTTGACGGGTGCTGGGCTGCCCGTGCCCCCGGGATTCGTCGTCACCGCTGGGACCTATCGATCGTTCATCGAAGCGGCCGAAATCGACGAGGAACTGTTCGCGGCCGTCGACGTCGACGCCGACGACTCGGCGGCACTGGCCGACGCCGCCGACCGCGCGCAGGAACTCATCCTCGAGACCCCCTTCCCCGACGAACTCCGCGAGGAGATCCTCGAGTCGTATCGGCAGGTCGGCGACGGCGAGGCGTTCGTCGCGGTGCGGTCGTCGGCGACGGCCGAGGACCTGCCCGACGCCTCCTTCGCGGGCCAACAGGAGACGTTCCTCAACGTCACCGAGGAGGCGCTGCTCGACCGCGTTCGCGAGTGCTGGGCCTCGCTCTTTACCCAGCGGGCGATCTACTACCGCCAAGAGCAGGGCTTCGACCACTCGGTGGTCAACATCGCGGTCGTCGTCCAGCAGATGGTCGACGCCGAGAAGTCGGGCGTGATGTTCACGAGCCACCCCTCGACGGGCGACCAGACGATGATCATCGAGGGCGCCTGGGGCCTGGGCGAGGCCGTCGTCTCCGGTGCCGTCTCGCCGGATAACTACGTCGTCGAGCGCGACGACCGCTCGGTCGACGTCACCGTCGCCGAGAAGAAGGTGATGCACGAGAAAGACGAAGAAACCGGCGAGACCGTCGAGCGCGAGGTTCCCCAAGAGAAACGGAACGAACGAGTCCTCGCCGACGACGAGATCGGCGCGCTGGTTGATCTCGGCGAGCGCGTCGAGGACCACTATGACGAACCACAGGATGTCGAATGGGCTATCGTTGAGGACGAGGTCTACATGCTCCAGTCCCGGCCGATCACCACCATCGACGAGGGCGGCGACGCGGCGACCGAAACCGGTAGTTTTGACGTCTCGAAAGGGGTGACCGACGGTAGCGGCGGCGTTCAGAGCGCCGGCGCCAGCGGCGCGAGCTCGAGTCCGGGTTCGGATTCGGGGGCAAACGGCGCCGGCGAGGTCATCGTCGACGGGTTGGGCTCGAGTCCGGGGACGGTCAGCGGACCGGCCCGGATCGTCACGAAACTCGACGACCTCGCGAAGGTCGGCGAGGGCGACATCATCGTCACCGAGATGACGATGCCGGACATGGTCCCTGCGATGAAACGCGCGGCAGGGATCGTCACCGACGAGGGCGGCATGACCAGCCACGCCGCCATCGTCTCGCGCGAACTGGGCGTTCCGGCTATCGTCGGCACCACCAATGCTACCTCCGTCCTCAAGGACGGGCAACTCGTCACGCTCGACGGCGACAAGGGCGCAGTCCTCGAGGGCAAGGAAGTCGAACCCGACGAAGAGACCGAACCCGTCGAGGAGGTCCGGCCGCAGTCGCCGGTCAAGCCCATGACCGCGACGGAGGTGAAGGTCAACGTCTCGATCCCGGAGGCCGCCGAGCGCGCGGCCGCGACCGGCGCCGACGGCGTCGGTCTCCTTCGGACCGAACACATGATCCTCTCGCTGAACCAGACGCCCGAGAAGTTCATCGAAGAGAACGGCACCGACGCCTACACGCAGGAACTGATCGACGGCATCCGCGGCGTCGCCGACGAGTTCTACCCGCGTCCCGTCCGCGTCCGGACGCTGGACGCGCCGACCGACGAGTTCCGCCAGCTCGAGGGCGGGGAGAACGAACCCGAGGAGCACAACCCGATGCTCGGCTACCGTGGCATCCGCCGGTCGCTCGATCGACCCGACGTCTTCGCCCACGAACTCGAGGCGTTTCGGCGGCTCTACGAGATGGGCTACGACAACGTCGAGATCATGTTCCCGCTGGTCAACGACGCGGAGGACATCTACCAGGCCAAGTCGCTCATGAAGGAGGCTGGCATCGACCCCGAGAAGCGCCGCTGGGGCGCGATGATCGAGACGCCGGCCGCGGCGCTGGCGGTCGAAGAGCTGATCGAGGCAGGTATCGACTTCGCCTCCTTCGGCACCAACGACCTCACCCAGTACACGCTGGCCGTCGATCGGAACAACGAAAACGTCGCCGACCGCTTCGACGAACTCCACCCTGCCGTTTTGCGGCTGATCGGCGACGTCATCGAGACCTGCCGCGAATACGACGTCGACACCAGCATCTGCGGCCAGGCCGGCTCGAAACCCGAGATGGTCCGGTTCCTCGCCACGGAAGGGGTCACGTCCATCTCCGCGAACATCGACGCCGTCCGCGACGTCCAGCACGAGGTCAAGCGCGTCGAGCAGAAGCTGCTCCTCGAGTCGCGAAGAACGGAGTGA
- a CDS encoding aldehyde ferredoxin oxidoreductase family protein: protein MTDIGGFQDHVARIDLGNDDVAYEGIDEEDAKKYIGARGLGVKYVFEQGSDVDPLGPDNLLAFMNGPLSGTQVTMSGRIAVCTKSPLTGTVTDSHHGGWSGARLKWAGFDGLLFEGQADDPVYAVVEDGAVELRDASHLWGKGVHETCETIEDEVEGSYGKNLSIMAIGPGGENEVRYACIMNEDDRASGRGGTGCVMGNKRLKAIVIKSSTEMPQPADPETFREGHQQAMKAITESDVTAPNEGGLSMYGTNVLMNLTEEMDGHPTKNGRYTSAISYNEHETDRPKDLDAERISGENVRENILVDEPTCHSCPVACKKEVEVDVMHKGEELNVRMESFEYESAWALGTNSANDDRDKIAVMIDRCNDMGLDTIEIGNIMAMAMDATEKGYLDDVDDGLDWGDAETMIDMIERVAHREDDLADLLARGQARMADEIDAHDCRLDVKGQSIAAYDPRCMKGMGIGYATSNRGACHLRGYTPAAEILGIPEKVDPYEYEGKGELTAQFQDLHAISDSFDICKFNAFAEGIEEYVTQYNGMTGLEYTEEDLLECGERVYNLERYYNNLVGFDGDDDSLPEVFLEEGETPGQGASEGEYCELEEMKEEYYDHRGWVDGVVPDEKLDELEIEIGPGTGVSDGGSGAAVPSDD from the coding sequence ATGACCGATATTGGAGGCTTTCAGGACCACGTTGCACGAATCGACCTCGGAAACGACGACGTCGCGTACGAAGGAATCGACGAGGAAGACGCGAAGAAATACATCGGGGCGCGCGGCCTCGGTGTGAAATACGTCTTCGAACAGGGATCGGACGTCGACCCGCTCGGTCCCGACAATCTACTGGCGTTCATGAACGGCCCGCTGTCGGGAACGCAGGTGACGATGAGCGGCCGAATCGCCGTCTGTACGAAGTCACCCTTGACCGGGACCGTTACCGACAGTCACCACGGCGGCTGGTCGGGCGCTCGCCTGAAGTGGGCCGGCTTCGACGGGCTCCTGTTCGAAGGGCAGGCCGATGACCCCGTCTACGCCGTCGTCGAGGATGGCGCGGTCGAACTCCGGGACGCGTCCCACCTCTGGGGGAAAGGCGTCCACGAGACCTGCGAGACGATCGAGGACGAAGTCGAGGGCTCGTACGGCAAGAACCTCTCGATCATGGCGATCGGCCCTGGTGGTGAGAACGAGGTCCGATACGCCTGTATCATGAACGAAGACGACCGGGCCTCCGGTCGCGGTGGGACCGGTTGCGTGATGGGCAACAAACGGCTGAAGGCGATCGTCATCAAGTCGAGTACCGAGATGCCCCAGCCCGCGGATCCGGAAACGTTCCGCGAGGGCCACCAGCAGGCGATGAAGGCGATCACCGAGTCGGACGTCACTGCGCCCAACGAGGGCGGTCTCTCGATGTACGGGACGAACGTTCTGATGAACCTCACGGAGGAAATGGACGGTCACCCGACCAAGAACGGGCGATACACCTCCGCGATCTCGTACAACGAGCACGAGACGGATCGACCGAAGGATCTCGACGCCGAACGCATCAGCGGCGAAAACGTCCGCGAGAACATCTTGGTCGACGAACCCACGTGTCACTCTTGTCCGGTCGCCTGTAAGAAGGAGGTCGAAGTCGACGTGATGCACAAGGGCGAGGAGCTGAACGTCCGGATGGAGTCCTTCGAGTACGAGTCCGCCTGGGCGCTCGGGACGAACTCCGCCAACGACGACCGGGACAAGATCGCCGTGATGATCGACCGCTGTAACGACATGGGCCTCGACACCATCGAGATAGGCAACATCATGGCGATGGCTATGGACGCGACCGAAAAGGGCTATCTCGACGACGTGGACGACGGGCTCGACTGGGGCGACGCGGAGACGATGATCGACATGATCGAGCGCGTCGCTCATCGCGAGGACGACCTCGCCGACCTCCTCGCACGAGGCCAGGCGCGGATGGCCGACGAAATCGACGCTCACGACTGCCGACTCGACGTGAAAGGCCAGTCCATCGCCGCGTACGACCCCCGCTGTATGAAGGGAATGGGGATCGGCTACGCGACCTCGAACCGCGGGGCCTGTCATCTGCGGGGCTACACGCCCGCCGCGGAGATCCTGGGCATCCCCGAGAAGGTCGATCCCTACGAGTACGAAGGGAAGGGCGAACTCACCGCCCAGTTCCAGGACCTCCACGCCATCAGCGACTCGTTCGACATCTGCAAGTTCAACGCCTTCGCGGAGGGCATCGAGGAGTACGTCACCCAGTACAACGGGATGACCGGGCTGGAGTACACCGAGGAAGACCTGCTCGAGTGCGGCGAACGAGTCTATAACCTCGAGCGCTACTACAACAACCTCGTCGGCTTCGACGGCGACGACGACTCGCTGCCCGAGGTGTTCCTCGAAGAAGGCGAGACGCCGGGTCAGGGCGCCTCGGAGGGCGAATACTGCGAACTCGAGGAGATGAAGGAAGAGTATTACGACCACCGCGGCTGGGTCGACGGCGTCGTCCCCGACGAGAAACTCGACGAGCTCGAAATCGAGATCGGTCCCGGTACCGGTGTCAGCGACGGTGGAAGTGGGGCAGCGGTTCCGTCCGACGACTGA
- the rdfA gene encoding rod-determining factor RdfA encodes MANDTGGCKIDRVARERKLDDLDQRLLERRDAGASLRDLETYHNRQVLEAAVNESDMETLEGEVENLYRLLTDDDVSVGTRVEAQSRLERNGIDPDAVTDDFVSYQTVRTHLNDCLDVDTERTTRIDRTDAKNVVFKLLSRTESITMRTIDRLRSSGHLTIGDPEVTLSLRVACTECGEEYTFARLVDRGRCSCREAGRTDARDDETEA; translated from the coding sequence ATGGCGAACGACACCGGAGGCTGTAAGATCGATCGGGTCGCCCGTGAGCGGAAACTCGACGACCTCGATCAGCGACTCCTCGAGCGCCGGGACGCGGGAGCCAGTCTCCGCGACCTCGAAACGTATCACAACCGGCAGGTGCTCGAAGCGGCGGTGAACGAATCGGACATGGAGACGCTTGAGGGTGAAGTCGAGAACCTCTACCGCCTGCTTACCGACGATGACGTGAGCGTCGGAACGCGAGTCGAAGCGCAGTCCCGACTCGAACGGAACGGAATCGATCCGGACGCGGTCACGGACGACTTCGTCAGTTACCAGACCGTTCGGACGCATCTCAACGACTGCCTCGACGTCGACACCGAGCGGACCACGCGAATCGATCGGACTGACGCGAAGAACGTCGTCTTCAAATTACTGTCCCGAACCGAGTCGATCACCATGCGAACGATCGATCGACTCCGCTCGAGCGGTCACCTGACGATCGGCGACCCGGAGGTCACGCTGAGTCTGCGCGTCGCATGTACGGAATGCGGTGAGGAGTACACGTTTGCCCGCCTCGTGGATCGGGGACGCTGTTCGTGCCGAGAGGCCGGTCGAACCGATGCTCGAGACGATGAGACCGAAGCGTGA